A genomic segment from Pollutimonas thiosulfatoxidans encodes:
- a CDS encoding IclR family transcriptional regulator — protein sequence MMQETSVVVDDDNSDRQFVNALARGLEILRCFQPGKAYLTNAELSRETGFPKPTVSRLTYTLCKLGYLEFSEHLGKYLLAPGVLGLGYSMLANLDVRNLARPAMQELAEYSRVSVAIGVRDRLSMIYVETCRSSARVTLRLDVGSRIPIATTSMGKALICGMPQAERDVLMDEIRDADPENWPRIKADLEKAQDDYERLGFCIALGEWQPEIRAVGVPLLGVRGEKQMAFNCGGPAYLLARDKLETDLGPRLVELVRNVEKNMGG from the coding sequence ATGATGCAGGAAACCAGTGTCGTCGTTGACGACGACAATTCTGATCGCCAATTCGTCAATGCCTTGGCGCGCGGTCTGGAGATTCTGCGTTGTTTCCAGCCGGGTAAGGCCTACCTGACCAACGCCGAGCTATCCCGGGAAACCGGCTTTCCCAAGCCCACGGTGTCGCGTCTTACTTACACGCTGTGCAAGCTGGGCTACCTCGAATTTTCCGAACACCTGGGCAAGTACTTGCTCGCTCCAGGCGTACTGGGCCTGGGCTATTCGATGCTCGCCAATCTCGATGTCCGCAATCTTGCCCGTCCCGCCATGCAAGAACTGGCCGAATACTCCCGTGTCTCGGTCGCCATCGGCGTGCGCGATCGCTTAAGCATGATCTATGTCGAGACCTGCCGCAGCAGTGCGCGCGTGACCTTGCGGCTGGATGTCGGATCGCGCATACCGATCGCCACCACCTCCATGGGCAAGGCTCTTATCTGCGGCATGCCGCAAGCCGAGCGTGACGTCCTCATGGACGAGATCCGGGACGCGGACCCAGAGAATTGGCCGCGCATCAAGGCCGACCTGGAAAAGGCACAAGACGATTACGAGCGCCTGGGATTCTGCATCGCGCTGGGCGAATGGCAGCCCGAGATCCGGGCGGTGGGCGTGCCGCTGCTGGGCGTGCGCGGCGAAAAGCAAATGGCGTTTAATTGCGGTGGGCCGGCGTATCTGCTGGCCCGCGACAAGCTCGAAACTGACCTGGGCCCCCGCCTGGTCGAGCTGGTAAGAAACGTGGAAAAAAACATGGGCGGCTGA
- a CDS encoding DsbC family protein — MNNPLKAWLAAIALIAMPLATTSVFAQATITTNDNRIETPANVLSTQGNEGAKPADVLSTEGNENAKPAKVLTTRDLATPQEVRKSFETRFPGIEIVAVVPTRFPGIYEVQVGMDVLYTDANVDYILQGSLIDAKSRVDLTAERLEELTRVPFASLPLDDAIKQVKGDGSRQIAVFEDPNCGYCKRLHETLKGVDNITVYTFLFPILSPDSTVKARNIWCAEDRAATWNAWMLEGKVPAELNCETPLETNLVLGRKLQVQGTPAIVFADGSRVNGALPLDALERKLASVK, encoded by the coding sequence ATGAATAACCCCTTGAAAGCCTGGCTGGCTGCCATCGCATTGATTGCGATGCCTCTGGCCACCACATCGGTCTTCGCTCAAGCGACGATCACGACCAACGACAACCGGATCGAGACCCCGGCCAATGTGCTGTCGACGCAAGGCAACGAAGGCGCTAAACCGGCCGATGTGCTGTCGACAGAAGGCAACGAGAATGCCAAGCCGGCCAAGGTGTTGACGACTCGCGATCTGGCGACGCCGCAGGAAGTCCGCAAGTCATTCGAGACGCGCTTTCCGGGCATCGAGATTGTTGCGGTTGTACCCACACGTTTTCCAGGCATCTACGAGGTGCAGGTTGGCATGGATGTGCTGTATACGGATGCCAACGTGGACTACATTTTGCAGGGCTCGCTGATCGACGCAAAGTCGCGGGTGGATCTGACGGCAGAGCGCCTTGAAGAGTTGACGCGAGTGCCGTTCGCCTCGCTGCCGCTGGACGATGCGATCAAGCAGGTGAAGGGGGATGGCTCGCGCCAGATTGCGGTGTTCGAGGACCCGAACTGCGGGTACTGCAAGCGTTTGCACGAGACCTTGAAGGGCGTCGATAACATTACGGTTTATACGTTCCTGTTCCCGATTTTGTCGCCGGATTCGACGGTAAAGGCGCGCAATATCTGGTGCGCGGAGGATCGTGCGGCGACGTGGAATGCATGGATGCTGGAAGGCAAGGTGCCGGCGGAGCTTAACTGCGAGACGCCGCTGGAGACGAACCTGGTGCTGGGGCGCAAACTGCAAGTGCAGGGGACGCCGGCGATTGTGTTTGCCGACGGCAGTCGGGTGAATGGGGCGCTGCCTTTAGATGCGCTGGAGCGGAAGCTGGCTTCAGTTAAATAG
- a CDS encoding branched-chain amino acid ABC transporter permease encodes MTELILQALYSGVLQGGSYALIALGLALVFGTMKIINLAHGELVLLAAYIAYTVESASGLSPIFAIPVALIIVCMTAVIMYFLVSLIKTDRELNSLILTYGIGVILTNAILLIWSAEIKSTSSAWMQDAVVVGPLYSMRSEPLFFIISVLLMGGMWWWLSRSWYGRAVRAVAGNRDAARLMGIDPRRTEIVSFVIAGILASFAGVAIFSYGVIQPSLGHVLTIKAFIITVLAGIGSIPGVLVGALLLGVAEALTITLASSALQELVGMVLFLLVLFVLPNGLFGAAGRRG; translated from the coding sequence ATGACAGAACTTATCCTGCAGGCCTTGTATTCCGGCGTGCTTCAGGGCGGCTCGTATGCCCTGATCGCGCTGGGCCTGGCACTGGTCTTCGGCACCATGAAGATCATCAACCTGGCGCATGGCGAGCTGGTCCTGCTGGCGGCCTACATTGCTTATACCGTAGAGTCCGCCAGTGGGCTCAGCCCGATATTCGCCATCCCCGTCGCGCTGATCATTGTGTGCATGACAGCGGTGATCATGTATTTTCTTGTGAGTCTGATCAAGACCGACAGGGAATTGAACTCACTTATCCTGACCTACGGCATCGGCGTTATCCTGACCAACGCCATCCTGCTGATCTGGTCCGCCGAGATCAAATCGACCTCGTCGGCCTGGATGCAGGACGCTGTCGTGGTTGGGCCGCTGTACAGCATGCGGAGCGAACCGCTGTTCTTTATCATCAGCGTTCTGTTGATGGGTGGCATGTGGTGGTGGCTGTCGCGCAGCTGGTATGGGCGCGCGGTGCGGGCCGTAGCCGGCAATCGGGATGCTGCCCGCTTGATGGGCATCGACCCCCGACGCACTGAAATCGTGTCCTTCGTAATCGCCGGCATCCTGGCAAGTTTTGCAGGTGTGGCCATCTTCAGCTATGGCGTTATCCAGCCCTCGCTGGGTCATGTGCTGACCATCAAGGCCTTCATCATTACCGTATTGGCCGGCATAGGCTCCATACCGGGCGTGCTGGTGGGGGCGCTATTACTGGGCGTGGCAGAGGCGCTGACCATCACCTTGGCCAGTTCCGCCTTGCAGGAACTGGTCGGCATGGTGCTGTTTCTGCTGGTGTTGTTTGTATTGCCCAACGGCCTGTTCGGCGCGGCAGGGAGACGAGGATGA
- a CDS encoding class I adenylate-forming enzyme family protein produces MSAPTDIVLDRLPARLSGIVEHWAQDAPQAVALSQDGVTLSYSQLNEASRQAALWLRDYGVRPGDRLMVVAENCIAQLVLLFAAARMDAWLVNVNARLSAREVDAIAQHSQPRVVLYTGHISAEAMAHAERGGAELHEVAGAGLVQVGPLHTDCEPEPVHASGNEQVAALIYTTGTTGQPKGVMLTHRNLLFIAATSSHVRGLTPADRAYGVLPVTHVFGLASVALGTLYAGATLYLAARYSPSAVVRAIQHDELTILQGVPAMYARLLEYDYGDWDPSNSSLRFIYAGGSPLDPTLKHETERLFGRTLHNGYGMTETSPTISQTRIDAPRTDTSVGSVIPGIEIRIVDDQGVTVQRGEPGELWVRGPNVMKGYYHDDKLTALTVNPEGWLNTGDIVRQEADGALFLIGRSKELIIRSGFNVYPIEVEAALNAHPAVVQSAVVGRDGTDGNEEVIAFVELDPAQDAPAAQALHEWLHPRLSPYKRPSQIVIMQAMPAAATGKILKGQLKQLAQQLRKEALHPEP; encoded by the coding sequence ATGTCTGCGCCTACCGATATTGTTCTGGATCGCTTGCCGGCACGCTTAAGCGGCATAGTCGAGCATTGGGCGCAAGACGCGCCGCAGGCCGTGGCCTTGAGCCAGGATGGCGTGACGCTCAGCTACAGCCAGTTGAACGAGGCGTCCAGGCAGGCGGCGCTATGGCTGCGCGACTACGGTGTACGCCCTGGCGATCGGCTGATGGTGGTCGCCGAAAACTGCATCGCTCAGCTTGTGTTGCTGTTCGCTGCGGCCCGTATGGACGCCTGGTTGGTCAACGTCAATGCACGGCTGTCGGCTCGCGAAGTGGATGCCATCGCGCAGCATAGTCAGCCCAGGGTGGTGTTGTATACCGGGCATATTTCGGCGGAGGCCATGGCCCATGCCGAGCGCGGTGGCGCCGAGCTGCACGAGGTGGCCGGGGCCGGCTTGGTGCAAGTGGGACCCTTGCACACCGATTGCGAGCCGGAGCCGGTGCACGCCTCGGGCAATGAGCAGGTCGCGGCGCTGATCTACACGACCGGCACAACCGGGCAGCCCAAAGGCGTGATGCTGACGCACCGCAACCTGCTGTTCATTGCCGCGACCTCCAGCCACGTGCGTGGCCTGACGCCTGCCGATCGCGCTTACGGCGTACTGCCCGTTACCCATGTGTTCGGGTTGGCATCGGTGGCGCTGGGCACGCTTTACGCCGGTGCCACGCTGTATCTGGCCGCGCGCTATTCGCCGTCTGCCGTGGTGCGCGCCATCCAGCATGACGAGCTCACCATCTTGCAGGGCGTGCCCGCGATGTATGCGCGGCTGCTTGAATACGATTATGGCGACTGGGATCCCTCGAATTCAAGCCTGCGCTTCATCTATGCCGGTGGGTCGCCGCTGGATCCCACCCTCAAGCACGAGACGGAACGGCTGTTCGGGCGCACCCTGCACAACGGCTACGGCATGACCGAAACCTCGCCCACCATCAGCCAGACGCGTATCGATGCGCCGCGCACCGATACGTCGGTGGGATCTGTCATCCCGGGTATCGAAATACGTATCGTGGATGATCAAGGTGTGACGGTGCAACGGGGCGAGCCCGGAGAGCTCTGGGTGCGTGGCCCTAATGTCATGAAGGGCTATTACCACGATGACAAGCTGACGGCGCTAACGGTGAACCCCGAGGGTTGGCTGAATACCGGCGACATCGTGCGCCAGGAAGCGGATGGCGCGCTGTTCCTGATAGGGCGCAGCAAAGAACTCATCATCCGGTCCGGCTTCAACGTGTATCCCATAGAAGTGGAGGCGGCGCTCAATGCGCATCCTGCCGTGGTGCAGTCCGCCGTGGTGGGCCGCGACGGCACGGACGGCAATGAAGAAGTGATCGCTTTCGTCGAACTGGATCCCGCACAGGACGCACCGGCGGCGCAGGCCTTGCACGAGTGGCTGCACCCTCGCTTGTCGCCGTACAAGCGGCCATCGCAGATTGTCATCATGCAGGCCATGCCGGCCGCGGCTACCGGGAAGATTCTGAAGGGCCAGCTCAAGCAGTTGGCACAGCAGTTGCGCAAAGAAGCGCTCCATCCGGAGCCTTAA
- a CDS encoding ABC transporter ATP-binding protein, with the protein MLQLEALTVRFGGLTAVDGVTLTANRDEVLGLVGPNGAGKTTLFNAVSGLVQPSSGRIHFDNASLLNTPLHRRARMGIGRTFQVPQPLHELTVRENLLVAQRFGTGKVNEARIAEVLEFTNLASRADRNAATELALTELKALEIAKALCTDPKLLLLDEVLAGLETAGKRRFMTMLQELHKKFSVGILIIEHDIETISRLCDRVAALDFGRLISLGTPDEVFNDPEVVRSYTGAQS; encoded by the coding sequence ATGCTGCAACTTGAAGCTCTGACGGTGCGCTTTGGCGGTCTGACGGCAGTCGATGGCGTTACGCTTACCGCCAACCGCGATGAAGTGCTGGGCCTGGTGGGGCCCAATGGCGCCGGCAAGACGACTTTGTTCAACGCCGTGTCGGGGCTGGTGCAACCCTCGTCCGGACGTATCCATTTTGACAATGCCAGCCTGTTGAATACGCCGCTGCATCGGCGTGCTCGCATGGGCATAGGGCGGACCTTCCAGGTTCCGCAACCTCTGCACGAACTGACCGTGCGTGAAAACCTGCTGGTGGCCCAGCGTTTTGGCACCGGCAAGGTCAACGAGGCTCGCATCGCCGAAGTGCTGGAATTTACCAATCTGGCCTCACGTGCGGACCGCAATGCCGCAACCGAACTGGCGTTGACGGAGCTGAAGGCGCTGGAGATCGCCAAGGCCCTGTGCACCGACCCCAAGCTCTTGTTGCTGGATGAGGTGTTGGCGGGGCTGGAAACAGCCGGCAAGCGCCGCTTCATGACCATGCTGCAGGAACTGCACAAGAAATTCTCGGTGGGCATTTTGATTATCGAGCACGACATCGAGACCATCAGCCGCCTGTGCGATCGGGTGGCTGCTTTGGATTTCGGCCGGCTGATTTCTTTGGGTACACCCGACGAGGTCTTCAACGATCCGGAAGTGGTGCGCAGCTATACTGGAGCCCAGTCATGA
- a CDS encoding branched-chain amino acid ABC transporter permease, with amino-acid sequence MKTGIIALLVLALAYIAVPLLLGQNNYVMSLIIASLIIGGIALAWALLGNLGGMVSFGHSAFFGVGAYVSALLTIEAGVPVMWGLLLGGVGAVVASAVMLPVLRLRGPYFALAILAYAHIFKIVAIEWSSVTGGSGGLSRIPAFPTVFGFDLAGKVGSYLIVLTLLVLFVLAYRAIRGSYYGIALRAMHDSEDATRVVGVNSTLLKAMMLFVSAFMTGVIGAFNVHYISFLEPDYAFNGVWVTLPIIAAIFGGYRTLLGPIAGALTVYLVDQLIFKNLISSGHQLILGALLVGMIIFSPRGLLPLLATGFRRKHAAT; translated from the coding sequence ATGAAGACTGGAATCATTGCGCTGCTGGTTCTTGCGCTGGCCTATATTGCCGTGCCCTTGCTGCTGGGCCAGAACAACTATGTCATGAGCCTGATCATTGCTTCGCTGATCATAGGCGGCATCGCGCTGGCCTGGGCATTGCTGGGCAACCTGGGCGGCATGGTCAGTTTTGGGCATTCCGCATTCTTTGGCGTGGGCGCCTATGTATCGGCTCTGCTGACCATAGAAGCGGGCGTACCGGTGATGTGGGGTTTGTTGCTGGGCGGCGTGGGCGCGGTGGTGGCTTCGGCTGTCATGCTTCCGGTGCTGCGATTGCGCGGGCCTTATTTTGCGCTCGCCATCCTGGCCTACGCCCATATCTTCAAGATCGTCGCTATTGAATGGTCGTCCGTAACGGGCGGATCAGGTGGCTTGTCTCGCATTCCCGCCTTTCCGACCGTGTTCGGCTTCGACCTGGCCGGCAAGGTGGGCAGCTACCTGATCGTGCTGACCTTGCTGGTGCTGTTCGTGCTGGCCTACCGTGCCATAAGGGGCAGTTACTACGGCATCGCCCTGCGGGCCATGCATGACAGCGAGGACGCCACCCGTGTGGTCGGCGTCAATAGCACGCTGTTGAAGGCCATGATGTTGTTCGTATCGGCTTTCATGACCGGCGTAATCGGCGCCTTCAATGTGCATTACATCAGCTTCCTGGAGCCGGACTACGCCTTCAATGGCGTATGGGTCACCTTGCCCATTATTGCGGCAATCTTCGGCGGCTATCGCACCTTGCTTGGCCCCATCGCAGGCGCGTTGACCGTCTACCTGGTCGATCAACTGATATTCAAGAACCTGATCTCGTCGGGGCACCAGCTTATTCTGGGGGCGCTACTGGTCGGGATGATTATTTTTAGTCCGCGCGGCCTGTTGCCGCTGCTGGCCACCGGCTTCAGGAGAAAACATGCTGCAACTTGA
- a CDS encoding ABC transporter substrate-binding protein encodes MNKLCKHVRWAALALSVYSAGAYAEEFLVGEQEPLTGALARVGTGMHEGIAVAVEVFNQTNGKHTIKVLTEDDESSPAKAIAAVEKLASQGVVAFTGGYGSNNIGPASDAANKLGLPYITSGGVDNGLVQRGYKTFFRINNTAGYQKAMVGVLGDMKVDSASIIYSTKEATAHLAQDVQKDLTAKGLKVGMHPFDPGISDFKPVVNKVRLIDKSDVILMVGYENDYVGILRAANVLKPDVNAMIGVWSLATPKMAADFPDLMPKVYGTALLPYPTKFNTDEGKAFYDAYKKLYNKDPDYLGQFGYVQSMLLFEAIARAADKGTVKQGGIAEELAKTDRNTLIGRVQFTEGDNLNFEHRMGQHQGDRIEIVWPVDTATAPMQYPGVPWK; translated from the coding sequence ATGAACAAGCTATGCAAACACGTGCGATGGGCGGCGTTGGCGCTGTCGGTCTATAGTGCCGGAGCGTACGCAGAAGAATTTTTGGTTGGCGAACAAGAGCCTTTGACCGGCGCGCTGGCTCGGGTGGGTACGGGCATGCATGAAGGTATTGCTGTGGCGGTCGAGGTGTTCAACCAGACCAACGGCAAGCACACCATCAAGGTCTTGACTGAAGACGACGAATCTTCGCCAGCCAAAGCCATCGCGGCGGTGGAGAAGCTGGCTTCCCAAGGCGTCGTAGCCTTTACGGGCGGGTATGGATCGAACAACATCGGCCCGGCTTCCGATGCGGCCAACAAGCTGGGCCTGCCCTACATTACGTCGGGCGGCGTAGACAATGGCCTGGTGCAGCGCGGCTACAAGACTTTCTTTCGCATCAACAACACGGCGGGCTACCAGAAAGCCATGGTCGGTGTGTTGGGCGACATGAAGGTCGATTCAGCCTCCATCATCTACTCCACCAAGGAAGCAACCGCCCATCTGGCGCAGGACGTACAGAAGGACTTGACCGCCAAAGGCCTCAAGGTGGGCATGCATCCCTTTGACCCGGGCATCTCTGATTTCAAGCCCGTTGTAAACAAGGTGCGTCTGATCGATAAGTCCGATGTCATCCTGATGGTCGGCTACGAGAACGACTACGTCGGCATACTGCGTGCCGCCAACGTATTGAAGCCTGACGTCAATGCCATGATAGGTGTGTGGTCGTTGGCAACGCCCAAGATGGCCGCTGACTTTCCCGATCTGATGCCCAAGGTGTATGGCACGGCTTTGCTGCCTTATCCCACCAAGTTCAACACTGACGAAGGCAAGGCCTTTTACGACGCCTACAAGAAGCTCTACAACAAGGATCCCGACTACCTGGGCCAGTTCGGTTATGTGCAGTCCATGCTGTTGTTCGAAGCCATTGCGCGGGCTGCCGACAAGGGCACGGTGAAGCAGGGCGGCATTGCCGAAGAACTCGCCAAGACTGACCGCAATACCCTGATAGGCCGCGTGCAGTTCACGGAAGGCGATAACCTGAATTTCGAACATCGCATGGGGCAGCACCAGGGCGACCGTATCGAGATCGTTTGGCCCGTCGATACCGCAACCGCCCCGATGCAGTATCCCGGCGTACCCTGGAAATAG
- a CDS encoding TIGR03862 family flavoprotein — MAAEVLATAGVHVDLYDAMPSVGRKFLLAGRGGLNLTHSEPAAAFLARYGDRSEQLAPWLREFDAAALRLWAQELGVETFVGSSGRVFPEEMKAAPLLRRWLQRLRSQGVDVHARHRWTGWDEKGGLLIQTPDGPLRQSADAVVLALGGASWPRLGSDGAWFQILSDKGVRLRPLQASNGGFLVSWTEHFASRHAGEPLKSIAMAPSGDHSMRRGEIMATADGLEGGLIYAWSSVLRKQLQEQGEAWIHIDLLPDRDLQFISKQVAWPRGARSWSSHLGSRLGLRGIKLALLREHLSPEQFNDFDSLAATIKRLPLRLTGMRPIEEAISTAGGVAFESLNDALMLKAMPGVFCSGEMLDWDAPTGGYLLTACFASGRVAAQGVLRWLDIK, encoded by the coding sequence ATGGCAGCCGAAGTCCTGGCAACGGCTGGTGTCCATGTGGATCTTTACGACGCCATGCCATCGGTAGGGCGCAAGTTTCTGCTGGCTGGCCGCGGCGGTCTGAACCTTACTCATAGCGAGCCGGCCGCCGCCTTCCTGGCACGCTATGGCGATCGATCCGAGCAGCTGGCGCCTTGGTTGCGCGAGTTCGATGCGGCGGCCTTACGGCTATGGGCCCAGGAACTTGGAGTGGAAACCTTTGTCGGTTCCTCCGGTCGCGTGTTCCCTGAAGAGATGAAGGCAGCGCCCCTGCTGCGACGCTGGCTGCAGCGCTTGCGTAGCCAGGGCGTGGACGTGCATGCGCGCCATCGCTGGACCGGCTGGGATGAGAAAGGCGGTTTGCTGATCCAGACGCCCGACGGACCGCTTAGGCAATCGGCTGACGCGGTGGTACTGGCCTTGGGCGGCGCCAGCTGGCCGCGTCTCGGGTCGGACGGAGCATGGTTTCAGATACTGTCTGACAAAGGGGTGAGGCTGCGGCCGCTGCAGGCGTCCAATGGCGGCTTTCTGGTTTCCTGGACCGAACATTTTGCCTCGCGCCACGCCGGCGAGCCGCTTAAGTCCATCGCCATGGCGCCCTCCGGCGACCACAGCATGCGTCGCGGCGAGATCATGGCGACCGCCGACGGGCTGGAGGGCGGTCTTATCTACGCGTGGTCGTCCGTGCTTCGCAAGCAGTTGCAGGAGCAGGGCGAGGCATGGATACACATCGACTTATTGCCAGACCGCGACCTTCAGTTCATTAGCAAACAGGTGGCATGGCCGCGCGGGGCGCGGTCCTGGTCCAGCCATCTGGGCAGCCGGCTGGGGCTACGCGGCATCAAGCTGGCATTGCTGCGCGAGCATCTGTCACCCGAACAATTCAATGATTTCGATAGCCTGGCGGCGACGATCAAGCGGTTGCCATTGCGCCTTACCGGCATGCGCCCGATAGAAGAAGCAATCAGCACTGCCGGCGGCGTGGCTTTCGAAAGCCTGAACGATGCGCTGATGCTCAAGGCCATGCCTGGCGTTTTCTGCAGCGGCGAAATGTTGGACTGGGACGCGCCCACTGGCGGCTACCTATTGACCGCCTGCTTCGCTAGCGGGCGAGTGGCGGCGCAGGGCGTGCTGCGATGGCTAGATATTAAATGA
- a CDS encoding ANTAR domain-containing response regulator produces the protein MTTTARDAKLITAELMRDLRTLRVAVFHPADQDGKELVLQLRRIGCHAQAFWPPFPVLPEGIEVVFLAVRPNMVLPDWTSSQNSASPTVIAVVTYENPTVIEAVLKVGAESVIASPIKAFGLLATLVVARRVNNSLRTLARQNQRLEAKLSGVRKVAEAKSILMAARNISEDDAYQVMREQAMARRVTVEQIAAAIVDANGILSFNI, from the coding sequence ATGACCACGACAGCACGAGATGCCAAACTGATTACGGCAGAACTCATGCGCGATTTGCGGACCTTGCGAGTCGCGGTTTTCCATCCAGCAGATCAGGACGGGAAGGAATTGGTCCTGCAGTTGCGCCGCATAGGCTGCCACGCCCAGGCGTTCTGGCCGCCCTTCCCAGTGCTTCCCGAAGGAATAGAGGTCGTTTTTTTAGCGGTACGGCCCAACATGGTTCTTCCCGACTGGACGTCATCGCAAAATTCCGCGTCTCCGACCGTGATAGCGGTAGTGACCTACGAGAACCCCACGGTCATCGAAGCCGTGCTGAAGGTGGGTGCCGAAAGCGTGATCGCTTCACCGATCAAGGCCTTCGGCTTGCTGGCCACCCTGGTCGTCGCACGCAGGGTCAACAATAGTTTGCGCACGCTCGCCAGGCAAAATCAACGCCTGGAAGCCAAGCTCTCGGGTGTGCGGAAAGTGGCCGAAGCCAAAAGCATACTGATGGCGGCAAGAAACATATCGGAAGATGACGCCTACCAGGTCATGCGCGAACAAGCCATGGCGCGGCGCGTTACCGTAGAGCAAATCGCGGCCGCCATCGTCGATGCCAACGGCATCCTTTCATTTAATATCTAG
- a CDS encoding acyl-CoA dehydrogenase family protein — MIRDQETLTMLLDSVSRFVREQLIPLEDEVAETDQVPDRVVAQMRELGLFGLAIPEAYGGLELTMEEEVLFAFAIAKTSPAFRSLIGTNNGIGSQGIVIDGTEAQKRKYLPRLASGEIIGSFALTEPGSGSDAASLRTSAVRDGDHYVLNGTKRFITNAPEASIFTVMARTDPQARGGHAISAFIVEKETPGLSLGKIDKKMGQQGAHTCDVVFEDCRVPAENLIGGREGVGFKTAMKVLDKGRLHIAAVSVGVAERMLDDALRYAMERQQFGQPIAEFQLIQAMLADSKAEIYAARCMVLDAAQRRDAGQDVSTEASCCKLFATEMCGRVADRAVQIHGGAGYVSDYAIERFYRDVRLFRIYEGTTQIQQLVIARNMIKEAGG, encoded by the coding sequence ATGATACGAGATCAGGAAACGCTCACGATGTTGCTGGACAGTGTGTCCCGCTTTGTGCGCGAGCAGTTGATTCCCCTGGAAGATGAAGTTGCCGAAACCGACCAGGTGCCGGATCGCGTGGTGGCGCAGATGCGCGAGCTGGGGCTTTTTGGCCTGGCCATTCCGGAAGCGTACGGGGGGCTGGAGCTGACAATGGAAGAGGAAGTGCTTTTTGCATTCGCCATTGCCAAGACCTCGCCCGCCTTTCGCTCGCTGATCGGCACGAATAACGGGATAGGTTCACAAGGTATTGTGATCGACGGCACCGAAGCGCAAAAGCGCAAGTATTTACCCCGGCTGGCGTCGGGGGAGATTATTGGTTCGTTTGCCTTGACCGAGCCCGGTTCGGGCTCTGACGCAGCGTCGCTGCGGACGTCGGCAGTTCGCGATGGCGATCACTATGTCTTGAACGGCACCAAGCGCTTCATCACCAACGCGCCCGAGGCGTCCATCTTTACGGTCATGGCGCGTACCGATCCGCAAGCGCGCGGTGGCCATGCGATTTCGGCCTTTATTGTCGAAAAGGAAACGCCGGGCCTGTCGCTGGGCAAGATAGACAAGAAGATGGGACAGCAAGGCGCGCATACCTGCGATGTGGTGTTCGAAGATTGTCGGGTGCCGGCCGAGAACCTGATCGGCGGGCGCGAAGGGGTGGGCTTCAAGACGGCCATGAAGGTTCTGGACAAGGGGCGCCTGCATATTGCCGCTGTCAGCGTGGGGGTTGCCGAGCGCATGTTGGACGACGCCTTGCGTTATGCGATGGAGCGCCAGCAGTTCGGACAACCCATCGCCGAGTTCCAGTTAATACAGGCGATGTTGGCCGATAGCAAGGCAGAAATCTACGCGGCGCGCTGCATGGTGCTTGATGCGGCCCAGCGGCGCGATGCCGGGCAGGACGTATCGACCGAAGCCTCGTGCTGCAAGCTTTTTGCAACCGAGATGTGCGGACGGGTGGCCGACCGCGCCGTGCAGATCCATGGTGGGGCGGGCTATGTGTCCGACTATGCGATCGAGCGCTTCTATCGCGATGTGCGCCTGTTCCGCATCTACGAAGGCACGACGCAGATCCAGCAATTGGTGATTGCGCGCAACATGATCAAGGAGGCGGGCGGCTGA
- a CDS encoding ABC transporter ATP-binding protein translates to MIEVQGLRAGYGAINILWDVSISVRPGELTTIIGPNGAGKTTLLRAIMGLLPVSQGTIQLNDKPLSGIPTWKMPDLGVVMIPEGRMVFKDMTIEENLMLGAFTPKHRAGSRRQCDKAYDMFPRLRERRNQRAGTLSGGEAQMLAMGRGLMADPQVLIIDEPSLGLAPVVVNELFQTLGRLKAEGRTIILVEQSTHRAVGVADHVYLMQGGKVVLSQRAAEVDMEQLHELYFAH, encoded by the coding sequence ATGATAGAAGTTCAAGGCTTGCGCGCTGGTTACGGCGCCATCAATATTTTATGGGACGTGTCCATCTCGGTACGGCCGGGCGAACTCACTACTATCATCGGGCCTAACGGGGCCGGCAAGACGACGCTGCTGCGCGCCATTATGGGCCTGCTGCCCGTCAGCCAGGGCACCATCCAACTGAATGACAAGCCGCTTAGCGGCATACCCACCTGGAAGATGCCTGACCTGGGCGTCGTGATGATCCCTGAAGGACGCATGGTTTTCAAAGACATGACAATTGAAGAGAACCTGATGCTCGGCGCCTTTACGCCCAAGCATCGGGCGGGCTCGCGCCGGCAATGCGACAAGGCGTACGACATGTTCCCGCGCCTGCGAGAGCGCCGCAATCAGCGGGCCGGCACGCTATCGGGTGGCGAGGCCCAGATGCTGGCCATGGGTCGCGGCCTGATGGCCGACCCGCAGGTACTGATCATTGACGAGCCTTCACTGGGCCTGGCCCCCGTAGTCGTGAACGAATTGTTCCAGACGCTGGGGCGGCTGAAGGCCGAAGGCCGCACGATTATTCTGGTCGAGCAAAGTACCCATCGGGCGGTGGGCGTGGCCGATCATGTGTACCTGATGCAAGGCGGCAAGGTGGTTTTGTCGCAGCGTGCTGCCGAAGTCGATATGGAACAACTGCACGAACTGTATTTTGCGCACTGA